One part of the Salmo salar chromosome ssa10, Ssal_v3.1, whole genome shotgun sequence genome encodes these proteins:
- the LOC106560308 gene encoding zinc finger protein 644 isoform X2 produces MADIKPNAQEDKEGDVVEPVCDSSVATQEPLQCHTSSLKNNAARLSEQLSFDRLPNPLNGAQPSPFVPSSVPAVPHTAQAAHSLPFVALVNGPASHPNSEESCGLNKDSTTPNTDLVEAQDAQLWQAGRDTSSQVLPPPSELQSDALKNPAGPGPVLKTLATTQPEANNTSPSDSGESEAELPYQARDATLSDHSPQPHQTPINQIWTAEGVKARARSIWDLNTTESSESSSDGSDGADSLHWDSQKELIRVLWNNRNVDSSLEEKAAGVGVMPQLTSQRQRKRKIHLVGTSGSPEKVYNSSSNHTYKKWHIEEEEDDDEDFDIANINDEDFPCKKAVQSSVNSCQEHPSDSPVIIKKLIIRADCHEDNHSDSLFSRKPKQLKTEQSEQEPSFFPCTKCNVNFKEKRHLHRHMMYHLDGHNHQIRHHENVPRPFICRECGRSFRDRNSLLKHMIIHQERREKLMEEIQGLNKLRDEGRNAKLQCPQCVFGTNCPKTFVQHAKTHEKDKRYYCCEECNHMALTERELEAHLYAVHCDTLQYKYKNMIKDEESEFPTDNNEDNESRSVLFHCKVCPFSTQNQNDLKSHCDLIHQFCEEECESPPFNKASDHQDQYRLADPSKKSDLKLLQLKQKFCIKKPAFWKRADLPFWSGSVADFYTRNKADAQKYYKDLTASQFKCSLGSSTNKLSPSMWRSDKPSKLSPKPIEKIDVTTGLPYVEEDNQQYDHVISGISERTKYPSNVDVLVTSKMAKTGQMLNHSFDSDKSQGDSNDLTCRKSEPQAVTRKSPSKRKMSTPFRNTVDKVVDNVFPKLNPKLKETTTPEDTEDDDYEDTYDFSAYTSEATANFLDSSENERNPYARSYFIRRQRGSFVKEDPEPAADVGHFEKNATQPDHHFEKTEVKEGEYDSDDIQKLIIKEECIESSVCDDSPESPTTTKTHNQSLSYEYDVSPPFGSERKSCPYCPAVFESGVGLSNHVRGHLHRVGLSYDARHVVSPEQVASQDRQPRIRRKIPSVARRIKKAEKPESQAEHTCPLCCGWFDTNTGLSNHVRGHLKRIGKTSTSTSTSKSPVCILNELLQDEQEHQNILQTLNRKQFLSRPIISQKFIGSDGLFLTPTGFPVKIQHGCQPGQDGNSTSWGPSATTPRQEEVKGEELFSERKSIEIRVVREPSQGTLVELLRKRKLDKEQEQLRNNSRSYDADRNHLTVTNEKFEERQNQQASNLEPHWAQERNESNKKMCIHCNTTFPSAVSLSNHLRAYARRKRVAMLEGTTYSCIQKKPRLRAGPKKKLFSALPPAVEEMYRLTCS; encoded by the exons ATGGCTGATATAAAGCCAAATGCACAAGAGGACAAAGAAGGAGATGTGGTGGAACCAGTGTGTGACAGCTCCGTTGCCACTCAGGAGCCATTACAGTGTCACACGTCCTCCCTTAAGAACAATGCTGCAAGGTTGTCAGAGCAGCTGTCCTTTGACAGACTCCCAAACCCTTTAAATGGAGCACAGCCCAGTCCATTTGTACCCAGCAGTGTCCCTGCTGTTCCCCACACAGCCCAAGCAGCCCATTCACTACCTTTCGTAGCACTTGTTAATGGACCTGCTTCACACCCTAACTCAGAGGAGAGCTGTGGCCTGAACAAAGACAGCACAACGCCCAACACTGACCTGGTGGAGGCCCAGGACGCCCAACTATGGCAAGCAGGGAGGGACACAAGCTCTCAGGTGTTACCACCACCCAGTGAGCTTCAATCAGACGCCCTGAAGAACCCAGCAGGGCCAGGGCCTGTTCTGAAAACACTAGCCACCACGCAGCCAGAGGCCAACAACACGTcaccatctgactctggggagagTGAGGCTGAACTGCCCTACCAGGCCCGTGACGCCACCTTGTCAGACCACAGTCCACAGCCTCACCAAACGCCAATTAACCAAATATGGACGGCTGAGGGAGTCAAGGCTAGAGCTAGATCTATATGGGACTTAAACACCACAGAGTCCTCTGAGAGCTCGTCGGACGGTTCTGACGGGGCTGACTCACTACACTGGGATTCTCAGAAAGAGCTCATACGTGTGTTGTGGAACAATCGTAACGTTGACAGCAGCTTAGAGGAAAAGGCTGCGGGAGTGGGAGTGATGCCTCAGCTTACCAGCCAAAGACAGAGGAAGCGTAAAATACACCTGGTGGGTACGTCAGGCTCTCCTGAAAAAGTTTACAACAGCAGCTCGAACCATACCTACAAAAAGTGGCATattgaagaggaggaagatgatgatgaggatTTTGACATCGCCAACATAAATGATGAGGATTTCCCTTGTAAAAAGGCTGTACAGTCTTCTGTGAATTCATGTCAAGAGCATCCCAGTGACAGTCCTGTAatcatcaagaagctgattataaGAGCAGATTGCCACGAAGACAATCACTCCGACTCCCTCTTTAGTAGAAAGCCCAAGCAGCTAAAGACAGAGCAATCCGAACAAGAACCATCATTCTTCCCATGCACAAAGTGCAATGTTAATTTCAAGGAGAAAAGGCATTTGCATAGACATATGATGTATCATTTAGATGGGCATAATCATCAGATACGCCACCACGAGAACGTTCCACGGCCTTTTATATGCAGGGAGTGTGGGCGTTCGTTCCGCGACCGCAACTCCCTCCTCAAGCACATGATTATCCACCAGGAGAGACGGGAGAAACTTATGGAGGAGATCCAGGGACTCAACAAACTCCGAGACGAAGGCAGGAACGCTAAGCTGCAGTGCCCGCAGTGTGTGTTCGGGACCAACTGCCCCAAGACGTTCGTCCAGCACGCCAAGACACACGAGAAGGACAAACGTTATTACTGTTGCGAGGAGTGCAACCACATGGCCCTGACAGAACGGGAGCTTGAAGCACACCTGTACGCGGTGCACTGTGACACACTGCAGTACAAATACAAGAACATGATCAAAGATGAGGAGTCAGAGTTTCCTACAGATAACAATGAAGATAATGAATCAAGATCTGTTCTGTTTCACTGTAAAGTGTGCCCTTTCAGCACCCAGAATCAAAATGACCTGAAGAGCCATTGTGACCTAATACACCAGTTTTGTGAGGAAGAATGTGAAAGTCCACCGTTTAACAAAGCATCTGACCATCAAGATCAATATAGGCTAGCTGACCCGTCCAAAAAATCAGATTTAAAACTCCTACAGCTGAAGCAAAAGTTCTGTATTAAAAAGCCTGCTTTCTGGAAAAGAGCAGATTTGCCCTTTTGGTCTGGTAGTGTAGCTGACTTTTACACGAGAAACAAAGCAGACGCACAGAAGTATTACAAAGATCTTACCGCCTCCCAGTTCAAATGCAGTCTTGGCAGCTCAACAAACAAGCTGTCACCATCTATGTGGAGGAGCGACAAGCCAAGCAAATTATCTCCAAAACCAATAGAGAAAATAGACGTGACAACAGGTCTCCCTTATGTTGAGGAAGACAATCAACAATACGACCATGTCATTTCAGGAATCTCAGAAAGGACAAAATATCCCTCAAATGTTGATGTGTTGGTTACATCCAAGATGGCTAAAACAGGCCAGATGCTAAATCATAGCTTTGACTCTGACAAGAGTCAGGGAGATAGCAACGACTTGACCTGCAGGAAGTCAGAGCCCCAAGCTGTTACCCGAAAGTCTCCATCCAAACGAAAAATGTCCACACCCTTCCGCAACACTGTGGACAAGGTGGTTGATAATGTTTTTCCAAAACTGAACCCAAAGTTAAAAGAGACTACCACTCCTGAAGACACAGAAGATGATGATTATGAGGACACGTATGACTTTAGTGCCTACACCAGTGAGGCTACAGCCAACTTCCTGGATAGTAGTGAGAATGAGAGGAACCCCTATGCCCGTAGCTACTTCATACGCAGACAGAGGGGTTCTTTTGTTAAAGAAGATCCTGAACCTGCTGCTGATGTCGGCCATTTTGAAAAGAACGCTACTCAGCCTGACCACCATTTTGAAAAGACTGAAGTCAAGGAGGGGGAGTATGACAGCGATGACATACAGAAGCTTATTATCAAAGAGGAGTGTATAGAAAGCTCAGTGTGTGACGATTCTCCGGAGTCACCCACCACCACCAAAACACACAACCAAAGTCTCTCCTATGAGTATGACGTCTCCCCTCCATTTGGGTCAGAAAGAAAGTCCTGCCCCTATTGTCCTGCTGTGTTTGAGTCTGGGGTGGGCTTGTCCAATCACGTGCGAGGGCACCTGCACAGGGTGGGGCTGAGTTATGATGCTCGCCACGTGGTGTCACCTGAGCAGGTAGCTTCGCAGGACCGACAGCCACGCATACGCAGGAAGATCCCTTCTGTGGCACGGAGGATCAAAAAAG CTGAGAAGCCGGAGTCTCAGGCGGAGCACACCTGTCCCTTGTGCTGTGGCTGGTTCGACACCAACACGGGCCTCTCCAATCATGTGAGGGGCCATCTAAAGCGGATAGGGAAGACCAGCACCAGCACCAGCACCAGTAAGAGTCCAGTGTGTATCCTTAACGAGCTGCTACAGGATGAGCAGGAACACCAGAACATCCTCCAGACCCTCAACAG GAAGCAGTTCCTCTCTCGACCAATCATCTCCCAAAAGTTCATCGGAAGTGATGGGCTCTTCCTGACACCCACAGGGTTCCCAGTGAAGATCCAACATGGCTGCCAGCCAGGCCAGGATGGCAATTCCACTTCATGGGGGCCCAGTGCAACTACACCCAGGCAGGAGGAAGTTAAGGGAGAGGAGTTATTTTCTGAAAGGAAGAGTATAGAG atACGAGTGGTCAGGGAACCTTCCCAGGGCACTTTAGTAGAGCTGCTGAGGAAGAGGAAGTTGGACAAGGAGCAGGAGCAGCTGAGGAATAACAGCAGATCGTATGATGCAGATAGGAATCACCTTACTGTGACCAACGAGAAgtttgaggagagacagaaccaacAGGCCAGCAACCTGGAACCACACTGGGCCCAAG AGAGAAATGAATCTAATAAGAAGATGTGCATTCACTGTAACACAACCTTCCCCAGTGCTGTTAGCCTGTCCAATCATCTTCGCGCTTATGCACGCAGGAAGAGGGTTGCCATGTTGGAAGGAACAA